Below is a genomic region from Deltaproteobacteria bacterium.
GAAATAGGCTTCATCTTCAATGTTTTCGATATCCTCCTTCATGCAGTCGTTGCCGCTGACGTCGAGCGCCACTACCCCGGTTTTGACGATTTCATTAGCCAGGGCAGGGAAATTTTCGGGCCGGATGCCCTTAGCCGCGTTGTCGTCGGAATTCAACTTGATCATGATAGGGAAATCCGGGCCCACGCGCTTCCTGGCCTTGTCCATGATGGCCCTGATAATGTGAACGCGCTTCTCCAGTGATCCTCCGTACTGGTCGGTGCGTTTGTTGGTCAGGGGTGAAAGAAATGTGCTTAAGAGGTAGGCATGGGCGCCGTGCAGCTCTACACCGTCGAAACCGGCGGTTTTGACCCGCCAGATGGCGTCCGCAAAGTCGTTCACGATGGCATCCACTTCGTCGGTAGTCAGGGCCCTGCCTTTTTTCTTCCAGGGGAAAGGCCATTTGATTCCCGAGGGACTGACGGATGCGCCACTGTGACCGATCTGGGCCACAAGGCGGCATTCACTGTCCGTTTCATGGATGGCTTCGGCGACCCTCTGCAGCCCGCTGATATGACTGTCATTGTAAACAAAGATCTGACGCCCGTAGCGAAAGTCGGTTCGGGAGGGTATCATGAAACCGGTGATGATCACGGCCACCCCGCCCCGGGCCAGCTCACGATACATCTGGATATATTCCTCTGTGGGCCGTCCCCGGGCAGCAGCAGCGATCATGGTGGCCGAACGCACCAGCCGGTTCTTGACAGACATCGTACCGATTTGCCCTGCGGAAAAAACCTTATAATCTCCTCTCCCTTCAGGAGGC
It encodes:
- a CDS encoding NADH:flavin oxidoreductase, with product PPEGRGDYKVFSAGQIGTMSVKNRLVRSATMIAAAARGRPTEEYIQMYRELARGGVAVIITGFMIPSRTDFRYGRQIFVYNDSHISGLQRVAEAIHETDSECRLVAQIGHSGASVSPSGIKWPFPWKKKGRALTTDEVDAIVNDFADAIWRVKTAGFDGVELHGAHAYLLSTFLSPLTNKRTDQYGGSLEKRVHIIRAIMDKARKRVGPDFPIMIKLNSDDNAAKGIRPENFPALANEIVKTGVVALDVSGNDCMKEDIENIEDEAYFFPGAKALDVKTPIILTGGNRSVDHMEKLLKTNEIDFLGMARPLIREPDLPNRWLKGRGDKKATCISCNGCFGAIMQGKTAYCIQEA